A window of Chrysoperla carnea chromosome 3, inChrCarn1.1, whole genome shotgun sequence genomic DNA:
tataaaaattaatttaatttgacattaccataaattacagatttctgtaaaagtagtcatttgacattaaaataatttacaggtttctgtaaaaatagtcaatataaaatatttcacggccatcttttctgatatactcaatgaataattacgactaattatacatttaaaaaaatagaaaaccatacatatattttacctgtgtaaaacaatccttaccattatttcgagtgttatagaaaggagataagcgagagcaatctttacttttaaactcagcgtagcgggtgggtatcactctagtagttTTCTAAATGACTTTCTTTTCTGTAAACTACGACAACGATAGCATGAGACACAAAAAATCCCTCTTTATCGATTTTTCTATTatctattcaaataaaagtttttaaaaatgactgTCTCGATTCATCATAATACGAATGAATATTCATAGCTATAATCtacaatacatacattttaagtaTGTCTacagatatttatataaaaaatcagcaaaaaataacaatgatttATCGTCTACggtaaaaatgatgaatttaatatttaattttttaaaaagcaaaatgaatttttattagccgtgaacaaataaaatagtaattaattgATTCCgacaattaattcaattaaaaataacaagcaGTCTCTTTTTATCACATAATGTTTCCGGTATAAGCTGAACAATTGAATATCTTTATTTCTTTAACAATATTTCTCAACATTTACTGATTTAcattatatcgaaaaaaaacttaaaacttttttaaaacataaaataatcaaaatattcgtAATGAGCGAATCTATAGTCCGATAGGAGTTTCACGGAAAGGCAATATTTCTTCTGCTAAGGAAGTCAAGCTCTTAAGCCCAATTACTCCAAAAAAATAGAGAAGAGCACTCCCATTTGAGATAAAggaactccaaaaataattcgATGGCAGACTACGTTAATTAGACCAATCCATATTATTACGATACTCACGTTTATTGTTGGAATTCtaccaaaaaacatttataaacattttttttttttattaagaaaattgaatctTGACGCCGTTTAAGTATACTATCGATAAAAGATTTGGATCGAGACTGACAGCAAAACTTAGTGTATAGCAAGATTCtcgatttagtttttaatttaagttaaataactaTAATAGACCGAACCGAGCGCCATAACAAAAAACCGGCACCCTATCgaaaatctcaaaattataaagtaaaaatggcagaaataaatgtataaaaccaTGTTACGCCcgcaataattgtaaaaaatttttaattttaaaaatttatacaaaaaaacaattaaaaatttgtactagtCTGACGGGCGtaacttgtttttttacatgtttttcagccatttccactttataattttgagGTGTTCGGTGAGCCTTTTTTTGTTATAGGCACTCGGCCTATAACCCATATAGGATTTATCAAgcactttcaatttttaatatagttaacctattaactaaaaaataattttaatcattatatttcgaagtaaacgtgaATTACAATTTTCAGAGTAGTCTAGAAATGTTTTTAGTAGGATTCTAACAATTGATGCCATGGCTTCTAGGCAGAGTCCCAGCAAGCTATAGGTAAGCCTTACCAAgactatttttgtttgtattaaccAATTTACTTCTAATTTTTATGCTTAAAACCGTTTGCCTTTATTAGTAAAGAAGTTTGTAGGACTTACGGTTTAAGCACGGATGGTTGACGCAGGTTATAAAAGTGAAAACCAAAAACAAGTTACTTGTACCACCCTTCTCCTTTTCAAGTGTCGCCACTGACTTAGTGACCCAAGGGCTAGACTAAAACAAATAATGCAACAATTTTGACCTAGTTCTCAACATGATTTTATAGTTTTCAAAGTAgggatttactttaatttatcggccgtgtttttatataaaatattttatttattaatttttcttaaaataacagctgcaataacattttaatcgataattaagcATTTACCTTCGCGTCTCATcataaaaactaacaataatttacatataaaaattagcTGCTGATATCAAAAACAGTAGAGTTTCGtacgatattatttataaacctGAGTATTAGCTGATTGAGAGTAGACAATTGAACACAACAGCAGCCGGCATTGTAGTCAAACCGGCTGTACTACTGATACAATTTAAcggtacaaataatattaaaattatctaaaattattgacaaatggatacaatttttgttttattattgtaaacagTGACGCATTAACTATAAGGCGAAGAaatcctaaaaattttgttttattattataaacagtcCCGGGGAAATGTCAAAAGAGAAAAGACAAAGGAGTAAGAGAATGACGCCAGAAGTGACCGCTAGGTCACGCAGAATGTTACTGCCTGGTGGGAAGAGAGTGGCGTTCAAGATACAATTTTCTGGCTAGACATATTCTGATTACGTCTAAAACTCTCAAAATACCAATATTTGTTGCAAGTTTCCTGTGATTGCTACTATAAGAagtaagaaattttgaaattcaaaagatTTAGAACTCGAAAATAGAGCACTAATTTCCCCAGTTATTGTAATGAGTTCTTTGTCACCATTTAACCTTCGACTAGAATATCCTAAAAATTCTAGACTCGAACAAAAGGAAGTAATTCAAAGTAAAgcactaaaataaatataacttgtCCTCCCATTCATAAAGAGCACATGCATGTTCAATAATGACAACTGGACTCTAAAGAAAACAAATCAGATTTCAGGTATACAGAAGGATGGAAGAGTATAAAAGGGCGGGTTCATTAGGAGTCGATAAAAAACCTAGAAAGGCTTACTTGCCAGAGCCAGATTTCAGCCAACCCTCCTCTATTACTTCAGCATTACAAATTGTGGATAATGGTTACATACAATATCAAAAGAGAAATCAGCCTAAATGAACTGTTCCAAACTGAGACCCTACAACCTACACCAGCTGGAGAAATAAAATAGATCTTTTAGATCACataaaatatgtgtatatacttgtacatttattattataatggaaAAGTATCCAAGGAGAACAGCACAGCCTACTTaacaattaaaacatttcaatttacaCATTTTGCataagactttaaaaaaaattaacaataataaaaatatcagcaaatttttataatttatcaaaacaagatcataaaatttaaaaaaagtattccaTTTATGTCGCAACAGCACTCCTTTtcagataaaataaatgattcatCAAaactaattacttaaaaaaatatatcaattaaaattcaaaaacaaacacaatttGTTCAATATCAATAttagtaaattaatataaactaatttaacaaaaattaataaatataaaatggatATGTATGCGaaattaatacattatttaattaattgtatcacaattaatttcaaaaacaatacaCAACGTGGGTTTATTAAATATCAATGAACCTAGAAAGAATAACGACGGTATATGTCAATTACAGAAAGTACATCGTAATTACATTGAGATGTGTTTATATGCAGATAGTTCagcaataaattttgaaaatttatgtcaaCAAACAACTTaccgataataaaatttaaatagctgtcaaaaaaaaatcacttgatTCTCACTGATAATTCACACTTGTCATAACCCATGATGTACACAAATAATACACAGTAACATCACTGATTCACTGCTTCACCATTGTCTGACATCGAATGATGTAACACACAAATCAAGCCGCCAGGTTGTGTTTGAGTCGTAATCATAAAATTACACACTTACACATTCAATGTGATacaaaaaaacagaatttaggaccaatttgataaaatatcaaGTAAATTGTCgaattaaatactaaaaatttgttcatttatattaaaatatacttatttcatctttttataaacatttatttgacAGTTAAAAGAGCggcaactttaaaaataatatgttaaatttaaatgtggGTATTTTAGGACATGTCGATTCTGGTAAAACATCTTTAGCAAAAGTTTTAAGTCATGTTGCAAGCACAGCAGCTTTTGATAAAAATCCTCAATCACAAGAGAGAGGTATCACATTGGATTTGGGATTTAGTTCATTCAGTATTCCTATGCCTGATCATTTAAAATTGCTTACAAATTCTGATGTGCTACAATTTACACTTGTTGATTGTCCAGGACATGCCAGTTTGATTAAAACTATTATCGGTGGTGctcaaattattgattttatgattttggTGATTGATGCCGTTAAAGGAATCCAAACTCAGACAGCAGAATGTATTGTAATCGGAGAATTAACTTGTGATAAAATGATGGTTGTGCTTAACAAAATTGATATGATTGATGAAGCAAAAAGAACAACAGCTTTGGAAAAGGTGGGTGACCAAATTTTTAACCCTCTAGCATAAAAAAGTTAGTTGGttctactaaaattttttattagtcgCCAAAGATAATGACTGAATATTGGTCTAAATTCATTTCTCGAAAGAAGAAATTTATCGAAGAAGATAACTTTTTTATGATGTGATATAAGATATTTCAGATCAAATTGAGTTTAGAATTTAGACATTTATTATTGTAACAAAGTTTGGGTGTATTAAAACATATGCTATTGgttcaaaattaaaagttttagtaGAATTTAAAGTCTTTTAATAATTGGGAAAAATTAGGGCCCTTTTCCGGTCCTACTAAATACTGTACTCATTGATTTAAGgatgtatttttgttattattacctTTTGGCTTTTCAAGCTTTAATTATTGAAGAATTAGTTCTTAATTGACTTTTAAGCCCAAGCAACCAAAGAGCTGAAATGCATACTTcgcttaatttttaatatgagtaTACGGCCCATAAATTTGGCCACGGTTTTGAAGTCGTTGAAACCTAAGAAACTCAAGTTATACTAATTTATTCTTGTTACATATAACGTCCTAAAATATCCGCCGCCCATGAACTGCTGACAATAATACTCCTTTTTTCACTAAACATAAAAACATGaatacgaaattttaaaaaacctgtATCAACCATTAAAAACTTTCAATCAAAAACTTCCTGTAATTGAAAGTATGTTGATTTGTGGTGACatcaaaaatctaaataattagtGTATGGGCTGATTTCTTTTAGAATCGAATTTAATACTCACTTTTTTATGTCCGTTCAAAGACATTTCTTCCTTAAACTCTTTTTTTAAAGCTAGTAAATTGAattcgaatttaattattttcagattaagaaaaaaatctacaGCACTTTACAacagacaaaatttaaaaatgcacCAATTGTCGATGTAGCTGTACAACCTAGtgcaaatgtaaatttaaaaccaaTTGGTCTTGATAAACTCATTGAAACGctatcaaatttttctttcgtTCCTTCTAGAAATAAAGACGAACCATTTTTGTTTGCTGTGGATCATTGTTTTGGCATAAAAGGTCAAGGAACTGTCATGACTGGAACCGTTTTACAAGGAAAAGTTGCTATCAATGATGTAAGTCCTGATAATAAATTATCGACGAACgacgaataatttattttaatatatataatattatttaaaaaaatcctttttagaTTATTGAAGTCCCGCATTTACAAATAACAAGAAAAGTGAAATCACTGCAAATGTTCAAACGACCTATTCAAACCGCAATACAAGGAGATCGTCTTGGAATATGTGTCACACAATTTGACTCCAGTAAAATGGAACGTAGTATAATTTCGAGTCCAAAACTTCTAAGTCTTGCTTATTGTTGTCTAATTCAAATGAATCgaataaagtattttaaatccaaaataaaatcaaaatccaaTTTTCATATTACAATTGGGCATGATACGGTAATGGCTACAATTACCTTATTTAGTTCCCACGAATCTCAAACATTCAATTTTGCAAATGAATACCAATATGAAGAGGAATTTGAGCAAGAAGAACctgaaaaacttaaatattattttgctcTTTTAGAATTCAAACATCCAGTTTATGTGTTATCCAAAACTTTACTTATTGGATCCAAATTAGATATGGATATACATGGAAATGCATGTAGATTAGCTTTTTGGGGAAATTTACTAGAATTTTCGGATAATAAGGATTATAAAGCAGAGTTTTTCcctaaattaaagatatttaaaactaaaaagaaggTGGGTGCCATAGatagatttattaataaaaaagaaattattgtaaaaaatttatttaataaaaattcaaacgtttcaaattttcttggattaaatataatgttaagTACAGGGGAATTAGGAAAAATTGAATCGATATTTGGACAATCAACCAATGGTAAAGTTAAAGTAACATTTTCTGATGACTTAAAGGAAGATACTTGTTTAcgtttaagtaaaaataaaggtCGTATAGTTgagacagaaaaaaatataaatgttttattagaatttaaaaagtatatttttgattctacaaacaaaattattcaatagtatacaaattttcttttttaaattaagaatttttaattttgttaagtttACAATAAATAACAGAAACGAAATcagtctaaataaaaaattatttatgtatcccaataaaattt
This region includes:
- the LOC123296667 gene encoding selenocysteine-specific elongation factor, translating into MLNLNVGILGHVDSGKTSLAKVLSHVASTAAFDKNPQSQERGITLDLGFSSFSIPMPDHLKLLTNSDVLQFTLVDCPGHASLIKTIIGGAQIIDFMILVIDAVKGIQTQTAECIVIGELTCDKMMVVLNKIDMIDEAKRTTALEKIKKKIYSTLQQTKFKNAPIVDVAVQPSANVNLKPIGLDKLIETLSNFSFVPSRNKDEPFLFAVDHCFGIKGQGTVMTGTVLQGKVAINDIIEVPHLQITRKVKSLQMFKRPIQTAIQGDRLGICVTQFDSSKMERSIISSPKLLSLAYCCLIQMNRIKYFKSKIKSKSNFHITIGHDTVMATITLFSSHESQTFNFANEYQYEEEFEQEEPEKLKYYFALLEFKHPVYVLSKTLLIGSKLDMDIHGNACRLAFWGNLLEFSDNKDYKAEFFPKLKIFKTKKKVGAIDRFINKKEIIVKNLFNKNSNVSNFLGLNIMLSTGELGKIESIFGQSTNGKVKVTFSDDLKEDTCLRLSKNKGRIVETEKNINVLLEFKKYIFDSTNKIIQ